From Bradyrhizobium sp. 4:
GGTCTTCTGCTCGTTCTTCTCGCGCTCCTTGATCGCGGCATCGAAGCTTTCATAGACCTCCGACGACAACAGGTCGCGCAGCGCGCGGCGGTCGCCATTGGCAAAGGCCAGCACGATCATCTCATAGGCGCCGCGGGCGCCGGAGATGAAATGGCGCGGATCGAAGGTGGAATCCTTTTCGACAATGGAGTCGAGACCCTGGGCGAGCACGGTGCCCGGCTCGGTCAGGCCCTTCCAGCGGTCGGAGGGCGGGGTCGGCTCGGCCGTCGGCGCTAAGGGGGCCTGGTCGATGACCTTGCCCGGCATGGTGACGACGTTCTTGTCCTGGGCACCCTGGAGCGCGTTGCGGTCGAACGGCGGCCGCTCGTTGCCCGTGCGCTGCCCCAGCACGCTGCGCAGCCTCAGAAAGATGAAGACCGCCAGCGCCAGGAAGATGATGGTGTAGATGTCCACGTCGTATTCGCTTTCTGGTCGTCTGTAGAAGGGGCCGTTCGAAAGGGTCGCGCCGGGAAAATCGATCCGGCCAGTAGACCGTTCCATACCGGAACGGCAAGTCTACATCACCATTTCGGGTCCGCGCGTCAGGTCCGTGGGATGTAGGCACGAAATCTTGCCCGGCCAATGGCGCCTTTTGGCACAGCACCGAGTGTAGCGCGTTTTATGCTTAAGGGGAAACCCGATCCTGCCCGGAAATCGCGCATCTTCAATCGTTTAGGCCGCAGTTGCGCGGGATCGACGGGGTGAACGCCATAGTTGTGGGCGTGGCCGGAATTCCCCATCCGGGACCGTTCGTCCTTGTGGAACGAGGTAGCCCTATGTTAGCCAACCGCCGCGAAATTCAGCCCAATCGGGTAAGGAGACACTCTTATGACCAACGGTAACGGCACCCCTCCCGAGGCGGCCCAGGCTCCCCAGCTCAACGTCCTGGCGCAATATACCAAGGACCTCTCGTTCGAAAATCCGAACGCGCCCAGCTCGCTCCAGCAGCAGAGCCAGCCGCCCCAGATCAACATCCAGATCAATGTCAGCGCCAACAACCTCAGCGAACAGGAGTTCGAGGTGACGTTGTCGGTCGAGGGCAAGGCCGAGACCGCCGGCAAGATCATGTTCTCGTTCGAGCTCGCTTATGCCGGCGTGTTCCGCATCTCCAACG
This genomic window contains:
- a CDS encoding Tim44/TimA family putative adaptor protein, with protein sequence MDIYTIIFLALAVFIFLRLRSVLGQRTGNERPPFDRNALQGAQDKNVVTMPGKVIDQAPLAPTAEPTPPSDRWKGLTEPGTVLAQGLDSIVEKDSTFDPRHFISGARGAYEMIVLAFANGDRRALRDLLSSEVYESFDAAIKEREKNEQKTETRFVSIDKAELVGAELRDRTAQLTIRFVSQMISATRDKAGNIVDGSADTVADITDIWTFARDITSRDPNWKLVGTGSAN
- the secB gene encoding protein-export chaperone SecB, whose amino-acid sequence is MTNGNGTPPEAAQAPQLNVLAQYTKDLSFENPNAPSSLQQQSQPPQINIQINVSANNLSEQEFEVTLSVEGKAETAGKIMFSFELAYAGVFRISNVPKDNLHPLVMIECPRLLFPFAREIIATAVRDGGFPPLMLDPVDFVGLYRQNMERQMAAQPSGQA